The sequence below is a genomic window from Thermodesulfobacteriota bacterium.
CCCGGAGGCCTGCCATGCCGCTACCCCAGCCCGCCGCGCCCATGACCCCCGACGAGTACCTGGGGTGGGAGCAGGGCCGTCCCGAGAAGAACGAGTACGTCGAGGGGCTCGTCTACGCCATGTCGGGGGCCACCGACGCCCACGTGACGATCGCGCTCAACCTGGCGGCGATGCTCCGTGCCCACCTGCGCGGCGGCCCCTGTCGGGCCTACGTGGCGGACATGAAGGTGCGGGTCGCGGCCGAGGGTCCGTTTTTCTACCCCGACGTCTTCGTCACCTGCGACGAGCTCGACCGGAAACGCGACCTCTTCAAGGAGCACCCCCTGCTCGTGATCGAGGTCCTTTCCCCGGGCACCGCGGCCTTCGACCGGGGCCGCAAGTTCGC
It includes:
- a CDS encoding Uma2 family endonuclease, with the translated sequence MPLPQPAAPMTPDEYLGWEQGRPEKNEYVEGLVYAMSGATDAHVTIALNLAAMLRAHLRGGPCRAYVADMKVRVAAEGPFFYPDVFVTCDELDRKRDLFKEHPLLVIEVLSPGTAAFDRGRKFAWYRRIEDLREYVLVDAESRSVECFRRNEEGRWVLHPYGEGERVELASVGFSCGMDDVYEDVTLPAAAPTPS